One genomic window of Gossypium hirsutum isolate 1008001.06 chromosome D11, Gossypium_hirsutum_v2.1, whole genome shotgun sequence includes the following:
- the LOC107904505 gene encoding FAM10 family protein At4g22670, with the protein MNLTMDEAKLKELKEFIDQCKANPSILSDPSLSFFRDYLQSLGANLPSSACGHEAGDSKSSYVMEESDEEVADGGEKINLEEEEEEIIESDIELEGDVVEPDNDPPQKMGDSSVEVNDENRDAAQLAKAKAVDAISEGKLEEAIENLTQAILLNPTSAIMYGTRASVYIKMKKPNAAIRDANAALEINPDSAKGYKSRGIARAMLGQWEDAAKDLRLASKLDHDEEINSALKKVEPNAHRIEEHRRKYDRLRKEKEDRIIERERRHRHAQAQAEYEKAKKQEQSSSSTKPSEMPGGFPGGMPGGMPGGFPGSMPGGMPGNVDFSKILNDPELMAAFSDPEVMAALQDVMKNPANLAKHQANPKVAPVIAKMMSKFGGPK; encoded by the exons ATGAATTTAACAATGGACGAAGCAAAATTAAAGGAGCTAAAGGAGTTCATTGATCAGTGCAAAGCTAATCCTTCCATTCTAAGCGACCCTTCACTCTCCTTCTTCCGTGACTATCTCCAAAG TCTCGGAGCAAATCTTCCATCTTCAGCTTGCGGCCATGAAGCTGGAGACTCCAAATCG AGTTATGTGATGGAGGAGAGTGACGAGGAAGTGGCAGACGGTGGAGAGAAAATTAATttagaggaggaagaagaagagattATTGAATCTGATATCGAGCTTGAAGGCGATGTCGTTGAGCCTGATAATGATCCTCCTCAGAAG ATGGGAGACTCTTCAGTGGAGGTTAACGATGAGAACCGCGATGCTGCGCAGTTGGCTAAAGCCAAAGCCGTGGATGCTATTTCTGAAG GGAAGTTAGAGGAAGCTATAGAGAATCTGACACAGGCGATTTTGCTGAATCCAACATCGGCAATCATGTATGGAACCCGAG CTAGTGTTTATATCAAGATGAAAAAGCCAAATGCTGCCATTCGAGATGCCAATGCGGCTTTGGAg ATTAACCCAGATTCTGCTAAGGGCTACAAGTCTCGGGGCATTGCACGAGCAATGCTTGGTCAATGGGAAGATGCCGCCAAGGATCTACGCTTGGCATCAAAGTTGGATCACGATGAGGAAATAAACAGCGCCCTTAAGAAG GTTGAACCTAATGCACACCGCATTGAGGAGCACCGTAGGAAGTATGATAGACTGCGTAAAGAGAAAGAAGATAGAATTATTGAACGTGAGAGACGGCATCGTCATGCTCAAGCTCAA GCTGAATATGAGAAAGCAAAGAAGCAGGAGCAATCATCCTCCAGTACAAAACCTAGTGAGATGCCTGGTGGGTTTCCAGGTGGAATGCCTGGAGGAATGCCAGGTGGTTTCCCTGGTAGTATGCCGGGTGGGATGCCTGGAAACGTTGATTTCAGTAAAATATTGAAT GATCCTGAATTAATGGCAGCATTTAGTGATCCAGAAGTCATGGCTGCTCTTCAAGACG TGATGAAGAATCCTGCTAATCTTGCAAAGCATCAAGCAAATCCCAAAGTCGCACCTGTAATTGCAAAGATGATGAGTAAATTTGGCGGACCCAAGTAA